TCAATGGGGAGAAACCCATTGTGCCCTGAACCCAGCTCGACCCAGTTTTGCAGTAGCTTGGCGAAATGATGACTTTGGGTCTCTCGGGCGGTGGTAACCCGGCCAAACAGCTTTTGATAGGCCGCTGATAGCTCGCCAATGGGGTCACCCGATCGCAGCGATAGTCTGGCCCAGTCGAGAAACCCGCCTTCCAGCAGATGGTGCTGAACCGCCTGCTCTAAATCTTGGGGTAAAGGCGCTGGGGTAGTGGTTTCTTGTACTAGCCAGCGAGCTAGCCGCATCGCCATAGCGGCCTTTTCCAGCCGCCGTTGGTGCTGAGCTTGCCCTGCTTGCCGGTGGGTTTGAATCGACTTATAGGCGGTGGTTAAGGTCTCTATAGTGCTGGCAGTGGGGGAGGCAAGAAGCTGGATCAGACCTTGCCCAAACTGGGCTAGTCGTTGGGCAAAACCCATTTCTGAAGTCGTGCTTAGGTGAGCCAAGGGCTCTGCCCCGAATTCTGTCAAAATCTCGTCTGCCCGCTGCACCAGGTGAACTTGTTGCGCAGCGGGGATGACGGCTGATCGCACCAGCTGCACGGCGGCTTGACTCCACTGCTCTAGGTTGGCCGGTGGGGGAGAAGTGCCCTTGAGGAAACGTTCTTCTAGTTTGCCTTTGGCCTTATCGAGCTGATGACCTAGGGCAGGGTTGAAAATGACCTCAGCGGCCAGACCCACGGGCACGGTATCGGCGCGATCGCAGGCTTCTACACAGGTCAGCAGAGTCTTGGCTGTTGCACCAGCCACCTCACCCAGCCAATCGACAGCAGCGACCCTAAACTCGGGGCTAGCGCTCTGGTATTGGGCTACATTATCGGGGTTTGTAGACCATTCCAGTAGGGCCAGCAAGTCAGGCCGGGGAGTCGCCAGGCCAATGCCTTGGCGCAGTAAGATAGGCCATACCGTTTCGGCGTCTAAAAACCCACCGTTGACGATGGGGTAGTCTCCGGCAGGCATCCATTCCAAGAGCGTGTCGGCCATCCAGCGGTGCTGGAGCAACCGTGGATCAACGGTGGTGGCCCCAAACAGAGACTTGGCAATCTGCCAGCTATTAATGGGAAAAAGCGTAGATTTAGCCAATCGAAGCAGGATGTCTTGATCGAGGCTTTGCTCGTCCAGGCTGGTGATTAGGACTTTGACCGCCGTCTCCTCGACAGGGTCACGCAGAGCCAGGCGAAAAGCCAGGGGAGAGTCACACTGGTAAATCAGATATCGATGGCCGTTGTCTTCTTGCTGGTGTGCCCCTGTCCATCGCCCCAAAGCATGAATGCCAATGGCGGCATAGGAGGATGAAGCTTTTTGCTGAATCGCCGCCACCTGGGCTTTGATTTGGCTGAATGTGGGGACAGGGGTAGTCACTAATCGGCTTTGCCTTCTTCGATAATCCAGCTCAGGCTCAGGCTCAGGGTTTGCCCTGCACTGAGTGCTTTGCTCAACTCTACGATACGGTCTTGAGCCGATTTAACGTCCAGGTTGGCCGCTGAACCTTGATCGATCACCTGCTTACCTTTGTGGCGATTAAGCTCTGGAGGATCAGCAAAGGGATCTGAAGGCAACGGCGACGGTATTTCAGGCGGCCTGGGCGGTGGTGCTACGGGCCGAGACAGGAGCTGCACCGCTGCCGCTTGAGCTTGCTTCAAAGCACTGCCTAGGGCAAGCACATGTTCATCGCGGGTAAGGGCTTGCCTGACCTCGGCCAAGATAGCTTGGGCAGGGCTATGGCGGTCATCGGTGAGGGCCTGAATGGCCATATAAATATCCCAGCTAGCTTGATCTAGGATGCTGACCAAACTGTTGGCTTTGCTCAAACATTCGCCCATGGCTGTCGCGGTAGTGGCAATCTCGGCCTGGGCCAGGGTAGCAATGATCTCGTCGGTGGGCTTGGCGTGGAGACGTTCTACTAGGGCCGCTGTGGCTTTGGCGGTGGTGAGGCGATCGCCCTCGGCAGGCAGCTCAAACTGGCTCAATGCCGCTTGCAGCTTGGTGGCATAGTCTCGACAACTCTCTACCGTTTTGTCGGTTTCAGCCTTCACCTTACTCACCAGTTCATCCACGGTGCTGGCTTTGCAGAGGGGAGAAATAGAGAGGTGAAAGATATCCCTGGCCAGGTCAACGGCTGTTTTCCACTGGGTCGCATCAGGGAGCTTTTGTTCGCGCAGTTCGCAGTCGTCTGGCAGCGCTTTGAGGCTGGGGTCAATGGCAACATGGTGGCGGTAGAATGATCGCCCCGTCTGCTGGGCATAGACCAAAATCACCAGGTTCTGCACCTCGGTTGGTAGCCCCATGGGCTTGGGTTCGTTGATCCAACGCCGCAGTTGCCCCACCTGAATGGCCCCGCCCGCTTCTGCACTCTTGCGCAGAAAATGGTTTTTCCAATGTTGGCCCAAGACAAAATGGGTGGCGTCTGCCCCCATTTCCCCCAGCAGGAGGGGGTTGGCAATTTGCCGCACCAGACCGCGTAGCGCCCGGTCTACTTCGGCTCGGCCCTGGGGGTCTTGGGCGGCCTGGCTAGCCACAGACAAGACCTTTTCTAAGTTGCCGAGGCGGTTAACGTCGGCCTCAAAGGCAGGCGCAGCCGGAAATTCGTACCCTAGGGCTTGGTCTAGCAGGGCAGTTAGGGCCGTCCCTAGGTTGGCGGCGGTGGGGGGCCTGAGCTCAAAGCCAGGTTTGAGCGAAACAAACTGCTGGCTAGCCTCTAGGCTGTGGGTTTGGTCGATGGTGTTGGGGAAGCTGTTGCTGATGCCATAGACCGCGTATAAGTGATTTTGGAACTGCTGCCGCAGGATGCTGCGCTGGTTTTCGAGCAGGGTTTTGGCGGTTTGGCGGTCTTGGGGAGAGAGCTGAGCAGTGTAATCGGCAATGCGATCGCCCGTCAAAATGTGCTCTAGAATCACCAGTTTACCCAGGTCATTTTTGACATCAGCGCTAAAGAATTGCGGAATCCAGCACAGGGTTTGGGTGCCTTCGGGGTAGGCGCTGAGATAGTTCTGGATGCAGGCCCAATCACTGCTGGGGCCGTGGTTGCCCTCATCAAAGGGGAAGTCAATAATCAGCTTCCAGCGGTCTTCTAGCAGATTGGGTAGATAGGCCTCTGACTCACGGATATTCATGAACAGCACCACGCAGGAGCGTTTGGTGTTTTTCCAAACAAAGTCGTAGGTGCATTCGGTTTCATCGCCGCTGATGCCGATCTGGGCAAACACCATCGATCGCACTAGACGAATGCGGTTGCCGCGATTGTCGATGCCCTCGGCCTGGCGCAAAATGCTGTCGGTATCGACCCCAGTAAGCTGCACCGTGATCGTGGGGTTGGTGCTGTTTTCCTCGCCCACCCGAATTTCGCCTACGCTACCAGCCCAGGCGCGGCAGCGGCGCAGCACTTCACCCGCTTCACGACCAGGGATGGGCGTGCGAATGGTGCCATGGTTGAGGGCTGCTAACCGCTCGGCGTTGAGCCCCCGGAGCGACTCGACCTCGGGCACTAGGGCCGACAGCAGAAGGGTTTTGACCAGGCGGTCGTCGTTGCGAAAACCGACTCGTTTGGGGTCATTGAGGGGCATCTGGGCTAGGTCGTCTCGGTTGCCGTACTCTCTTTCCAGCAGGGGCAGCAGCTTGAGGTGGTAGAGGCGTTTGGCGTTGTCGAAGTGGAGGGCCATGTCGGGGCTAAAGGCTTCGTCGCCGTGGGCCACCTCGTCGAATAGGTCGCCGACGGGGATAATATCGCCCAGGGACAGGGTCTCGCGATGGGTGACCAGCAACTGCATCATCAGCTTGAGTGCGGTGCGCTCGCGCTGAAGCACGCTGGAGACAGCAATTAGGGTTTGCACCAGGGCCGGGCTAAAGGGGTAGACCTGGCGAAACATCTCGCGATCGCCCTCGCGGGTGAGCAGCACGTTCATCACGGCTTCGCGCACCTGGGTGGCCTGCTCAAAGGAAGCGTCAAGCTGCTCGCGGGCAGCGGGAGTTTTGCACTTGAGCACTCGCTTTTCGGCGATCGCAGGCAGGTTGCGGTCTTCTAGGGTAATGCGGTGAAAGCGGCCTTCCCAGTGGCGCAGGGCGTCGCTAAAGTTGAGCCGTTCGGCACCGGGAATGCCGTCGCCAATCAGCTCACTGAGGTCGCGCTGGCGGGCGACAAAGCTAATGATGGGGATGGGGCGGTCGGCCATCTGGGCTTCGACCAGTTTGGCTAGCTTTTGCCCCTCGCGGTGGATGAAGTTGATGTCGGTAGCACGGCTGGCCAACCACAGGATCAGCTCGTCTAAGAACAAAATCAGCGCATCGTAGCCCAGGTTATGGGCGTGGCGACTGATGATAGACAGTCCCTGATCGAGAGAGACAAAGTTCTCTTGCTCTCCAACCGCAACATTTTGATAGGTTGAAAAAAAGCTGCCAACTAGAGACCCGACTAATCGTTGTCGCTCTTGCAGTTTTATCTTTTCATCAAGGGTAATCCTGGATCGCTCCCCCTCATCCGTAGGCATTGGTGGAGTTGCAATTGCTGCTTGGAAGCGCTGAGCATCCCAACTCCCTTCCAATTTACCCCAGCCAGTACCACCATCAGGATCGGCCTGACTCAAGGCTTGAAAAAACGCATCATCG
This genomic window from Nodosilinea sp. E11 contains:
- the pglZ gene encoding BREX-2 system phosphatase PglZ, whose product is MTTPVPTFSQIKAQVAAIQQKASSSYAAIGIHALGRWTGAHQQEDNGHRYLIYQCDSPLAFRLALRDPVEETAVKVLITSLDEQSLDQDILLRLAKSTLFPINSWQIAKSLFGATTVDPRLLQHRWMADTLLEWMPAGDYPIVNGGFLDAETVWPILLRQGIGLATPRPDLLALLEWSTNPDNVAQYQSASPEFRVAAVDWLGEVAGATAKTLLTCVEACDRADTVPVGLAAEVIFNPALGHQLDKAKGKLEERFLKGTSPPPANLEQWSQAAVQLVRSAVIPAAQQVHLVQRADEILTEFGAEPLAHLSTTSEMGFAQRLAQFGQGLIQLLASPTASTIETLTTAYKSIQTHRQAGQAQHQRRLEKAAMAMRLARWLVQETTTPAPLPQDLEQAVQHHLLEGGFLDWARLSLRSGDPIGELSAAYQKLFGRVTTARETQSHHFAKLLQNWVELGSGHNGFLPIETILDTVVAPLASQGPVLAIVLDGMSIAVGRELMASLQAADWVAITPPGQTAAIMAGLATIPSLTETSRTSLLCGHLTTGDQALEKRQFTAHSALLKACRTRHPPLLFHKGALQDGDDAGLTASIREAINNLQNRVIGVVINAVDDYLAKGEQIDVRWTPQEIKVLPGLLHEAKMAGRWVILLSDHGHVLDSGMTYTAASEGERWRNANSALTDQELKIQGQRVVIPESHQLIAPWSEKLRYKPKKTGYHGGINPQEMVVPVAVLSPSSAPGPKGWVEAPLDTPLWWHPYAPELPVLEAPAAMPSAPIESDQAYLGPLFSLIEPEQVAPTKADLELPIWVISFLESSSYQAQKQLAGRLAPDEVVLTHFLASFDRQRHTIPLASLARRLNQSPAQLQQLMPSLQRIINIDGYALLTCNGHLVQALDHHNSSTVTLNHDLLLQQFGLST